A window of the Microvirga terrae genome harbors these coding sequences:
- the rlmN gene encoding 23S rRNA (adenine(2503)-C(2))-methyltransferase RlmN produces MATVLDIAKRNPNAATVAVSDAARAAGFIEKTAELNVVAGAAPGGASLVGLTRDQLKESLAAIGVPEREHKMRVAQLWHWIYFRGAKDFAEMTNVGKELRAKLAAAYTLARPQVVSEQVSKDGTRKWLIRMASTGPLDKGAEIECVYIPEVDRGTLCVSSQVGCTLTCSFCHTGTQRLVRNLTSAEIVAQLIVARDAIGDWPDATPPEGAFVPTDGGRFVSNIVFMGMGEPLYNIGDVIAAIDVMSDGEGLTLSRRRITVSTSGVVPQMERLGAEANTMLAISLHAVRDELRDELVPINRKYDIKQLLDACRAYPGLSNARRITFEYVMLKGVNDSDADARELVRLLKGIPAKINLIPFNPWPGSKYECSDWERIERFSEIVYRAGYASPVRTPRGRDILAACGQLKSETEKLRARARMMAEQGIGAEGVYAVGNGE; encoded by the coding sequence ATGGCGACGGTGCTCGACATCGCCAAGCGCAACCCCAATGCGGCCACCGTGGCCGTGAGCGATGCCGCGCGCGCGGCCGGGTTCATCGAAAAGACCGCGGAGCTGAACGTCGTGGCCGGCGCCGCTCCGGGCGGCGCGTCCCTCGTCGGCCTCACCCGGGACCAGCTCAAGGAGTCTCTGGCCGCCATCGGGGTGCCGGAGCGCGAGCACAAGATGCGCGTCGCCCAGCTCTGGCACTGGATCTATTTCCGCGGGGCGAAGGACTTCGCCGAGATGACCAATGTGGGCAAGGAGCTGCGCGCGAAGCTCGCCGCCGCCTACACGCTCGCCCGCCCGCAGGTGGTGTCCGAGCAGGTCTCGAAGGACGGCACCCGCAAATGGCTGATCCGCATGGCCTCGACGGGTCCGCTCGACAAGGGCGCGGAGATCGAGTGCGTGTACATCCCTGAGGTCGACCGCGGCACCCTGTGCGTGTCGAGCCAGGTCGGCTGCACCCTCACCTGCTCGTTCTGCCACACGGGCACCCAGCGCCTGGTGCGCAACCTGACCTCGGCCGAGATCGTGGCACAGCTCATCGTGGCCCGCGACGCCATCGGCGACTGGCCCGACGCCACCCCGCCGGAGGGCGCCTTCGTGCCGACCGACGGCGGACGCTTCGTGTCCAACATCGTGTTCATGGGCATGGGCGAGCCGCTCTACAACATCGGGGACGTGATCGCGGCCATCGACGTCATGTCGGACGGCGAGGGGCTGACCCTGTCCCGCCGCCGCATCACCGTATCCACGTCCGGCGTCGTGCCCCAGATGGAGCGGCTGGGCGCGGAGGCCAACACCATGCTGGCGATCTCGCTGCATGCGGTGCGCGACGAGCTGCGCGACGAGCTGGTGCCGATCAACCGCAAATACGACATCAAGCAGCTGCTCGATGCCTGCCGGGCCTATCCGGGCCTGTCGAACGCCCGCCGCATCACGTTCGAATACGTGATGCTGAAAGGCGTGAACGATTCCGACGCGGATGCGCGCGAACTCGTGCGCCTTCTCAAGGGCATCCCGGCCAAGATCAACCTGATCCCGTTCAATCCCTGGCCGGGCTCGAAATACGAGTGCTCGGACTGGGAGCGGATCGAGCGCTTCTCGGAGATCGTCTACCGGGCCGGCTATGCCTCGCCGGTGCGCACCCCGCGCGGCCGTGACATCCTGGCCGCCTGCGGCCAGCTCAAGAGCGAGACCGAGAAGCTGCGCGCCCGCGCCCGCATGATGGCCGAACAGGGCATCGGGGCCGAGGGCGTCTATGCGGTGGGCAACGGGGAGTAG
- a CDS encoding YkvA family protein, with translation MSEPFMKPFSKAEMEAIRKETRDEEGLKRRFWVKLKRVAVRIPFADDLVAAFFCATDPSTPSRVKLILLGAIAYFVFPADAITDLLPLFGFADDAAVLAAAITQVAGSITEEHKDRARKALRDTMEHA, from the coding sequence ATGAGTGAACCCTTCATGAAGCCTTTCTCCAAGGCCGAGATGGAGGCCATCCGCAAGGAGACCCGGGACGAGGAAGGCCTGAAGCGCCGGTTCTGGGTCAAGCTGAAGCGGGTTGCGGTCAGAATTCCGTTCGCCGATGACCTCGTGGCGGCTTTCTTCTGCGCGACGGATCCGTCGACGCCCAGCCGCGTGAAGCTCATCCTCCTCGGCGCCATCGCGTATTTCGTCTTTCCGGCCGACGCCATCACCGACCTGCTGCCCCTGTTCGGCTTCGCCGATGACGCAGCTGTCCTGGCGGCCGCGATCACGCAGGTTGCCGGCTCCATAACGGAAGAGCACAAGGACAGGGCCCGCAAGGCTCTCAGAGACACGATGGAACACGCCTGA
- a CDS encoding SDR family NAD(P)-dependent oxidoreductase — protein MKLDKLMAAVVTGGASGLGEATARMLASGGAKVAILDMNAERGEEVAREIGAVFCKADVTDEASIDSALAAARAANGIERVLVNCAGIAPGKRTVSKKRETGELIPHDVASFRRAVEINLIGTYAMIAKCATAMAGLDPVTPDGGRGVIVNTSSVAAQDGQIGQAAYAASKGGVLGLTLPVARDLSGFGIRVMTIMPGLFHTPLFEGIAEDYRKALEANVPFPSRLGRSEEYAALVKAIIENDMLNGEGIRLDGALRMQPK, from the coding sequence ATGAAGCTCGACAAATTGATGGCAGCCGTCGTCACCGGAGGGGCGTCCGGCCTCGGCGAGGCCACGGCCCGAATGCTGGCCTCCGGCGGTGCGAAGGTCGCCATCCTGGACATGAACGCCGAGCGCGGCGAGGAGGTTGCCCGGGAGATCGGCGCCGTCTTCTGCAAGGCCGACGTGACCGACGAGGCGTCGATCGATTCCGCCCTTGCCGCCGCCCGTGCGGCCAACGGCATCGAGCGGGTTCTCGTCAATTGCGCGGGCATCGCGCCCGGCAAGCGCACCGTGTCGAAGAAGCGCGAGACCGGAGAACTGATCCCCCACGACGTGGCGAGCTTCCGCCGAGCGGTCGAGATCAACCTGATCGGCACCTACGCGATGATCGCGAAATGCGCCACCGCCATGGCCGGGCTCGATCCGGTCACGCCCGACGGCGGGCGCGGGGTCATCGTCAACACCTCGTCGGTGGCCGCCCAGGACGGGCAGATCGGGCAGGCCGCCTATGCGGCCTCCAAGGGCGGCGTGCTGGGGCTCACGCTGCCCGTCGCCCGCGACCTGTCGGGCTTCGGCATCCGGGTGATGACGATCATGCCGGGCCTGTTCCACACGCCGCTCTTCGAGGGCATCGCGGAGGATTACCGCAAGGCCCTGGAGGCCAACGTGCCGTTCCCCTCGCGCCTCGGCCGATCCGAGGAATACGCCGCGCTGGTCAAGGCTATCATCGAGAATGACATGCTCAACGGCGAGGGAATCCGCCTCGACGGCGCGTTGAGGATGCAGCCGAAATAG
- a CDS encoding GFA family protein, with protein sequence MGATRIRTGGCACGQLTFEARGEPKRVGLCHCMTCRKISGAPFNAYVIYPRDEVTVSGEFRGWSATPESERCFCVVCGSQVFDRDSDTEIEIKLGAFDEPDLFTPTYEAWARRREHWLCTPDLESFPENRGS encoded by the coding sequence ATGGGCGCAACACGCATCCGCACGGGCGGCTGTGCCTGCGGGCAGCTGACCTTCGAGGCCCGGGGCGAGCCGAAGCGCGTCGGGCTCTGCCATTGCATGACCTGCCGCAAGATCAGCGGCGCGCCGTTCAACGCCTACGTGATCTATCCCCGGGATGAAGTGACGGTCTCGGGCGAGTTCCGGGGCTGGTCGGCGACGCCCGAGAGCGAGCGCTGCTTCTGTGTCGTATGCGGCTCGCAGGTCTTCGACCGGGATTCCGACACCGAGATCGAGATCAAGCTCGGGGCCTTCGACGAGCCCGATCTCTTCACGCCCACCTACGAGGCCTGGGCCCGGCGCCGGGAGCACTGGCTGTGCACCCCGGATCTCGAGAGCTTCCCAGAAAACCGCGGTTCCTGA
- a CDS encoding 4a-hydroxytetrahydrobiopterin dehydratase — translation MPRLTDAERSELLPALDGWTLVEGRDALHKRFVFDDFNAAFGWMARVALAAEAMNHHPEWTNTYNRVEVTLATHDAKGITRRDVELAQRMDRMAAGLVKG, via the coding sequence ATGCCCCGCCTCACCGACGCCGAACGATCCGAACTCCTGCCCGCCCTCGACGGCTGGACCCTCGTCGAAGGGCGCGACGCGCTCCACAAGCGCTTCGTCTTCGACGATTTCAACGCCGCCTTCGGGTGGATGGCCCGCGTGGCGCTCGCCGCCGAGGCCATGAACCATCATCCGGAATGGACCAACACCTACAACCGGGTCGAGGTCACCCTCGCCACCCATGACGCCAAGGGCATCACGCGCCGAGACGTCGAGCTGGCGCAGCGCATGGACCGCATGGCCGCCGGGTTGGTGAAGGGATAG